In Deltaproteobacteria bacterium, the following are encoded in one genomic region:
- a CDS encoding IS5/IS1182 family transposase: protein WMNRFRRLLVRWEKREQNYEAMLHLACAWITMKLAGVFG from the coding sequence CGTGGATGAACCGATTCCGCCGGCTCCTCGTCCGCTGGGAGAAGCGCGAGCAGAACTACGAGGCAATGCTCCATCTCGCCTGTGCCTGGATCACGATGAAACTGGCTGGGGTTTTCGGATAG